The DNA sequence AGTCCTCCATGGTTTGATGGCGGCTGTGAAAAATATAATCAATGgaaaatatacatgaaatcatacATGTATGCACAAGATGAGCATGTATGGAATATAGTGGAAAATTGCTGGAAGACACCTACAGTTCCAGCTAAAGGTGAGGGTTTATCTGCTATTCTTCCTAAACCACGGAAGGATTGGACTGAAGAGGAAGTACGTGATCTTCAAGCTGACTTCAAAATAAAGAATAACATCTTTACTACTCTCTCTGAACGTGAAAAGCTGAGGATTAGTCATTGTGATACCGCAAAGCAAGCTTGGGATCTGCTACAGACTACAtatgaaggaaacaaaaaggtACGTGCGCAAAAACTACAAGgtttgatttatgaatttaagactatgactatgggagatgatgaaaccgtagatgactttcatggtagaattttaaaaattacgGGTCAATGTCATAGTCTGGGTGCCccttttgatgaagataaggTTGTTAAGAAAATTCTTAGGGCCTTGCCCTAAAAGTTTCATTCGAAGGTCACGATTATTGAGGATTCTTTTGACATTGATGACTATCCACTAGATGAACTTATTGGAAATCTAAAAACTTATGAACTGAGGCTGAAACTTGAAAAGAAATCCAAAGGTATGGCCTTCAAGGCTGCAAAAGGgacagaagaggaagatgaatcaCTTGATCTTGCTCTTCTGACTAAAGAGTTCAAAAAGTTCCTTAGAAATAAGTCCTCTTCTCGAAATTTCAATGCTCCCAAGAAAAACTTTGTTAGTAGTGCTAGCAATGATAACAATGTTAAGAGTGGGAAAGGAAATTTTAAAGGAAGTAATTCTGGAAAAATAAAATGCTATGAATGTGGTGGCTATGGCCATATTTCTACTGATTGTGGTAacaggaagcatggaaatagcAATAACAAATCTCTTCTCCCAACATGGAGTGATGATGAACATCAAGAGGTCGAAAATGTAGCTTTCGTGTCATCTCTCTCACACAAATCTGAAAGTGATGAAGGATTCTCAGATGACGAGACTACTGTCCGTTGCAAACAACTCTATAAATCATCAAAAGCCACATTGCTAAAAAATCCAAGTTTGGAAGATGAAGTTGTGATATTGAAGGCTGAGAAGGAGAAGTTGGAGCTTATGTGGAGGACTTCTCAAACCACATGGGAACAAGAAAGAAACAAGTTCACAGACGAGTTACATAACTCACCAAGCAACAAAAGTCCTCAGACTTGGAAGACTAAACGTGCTGAACTGAAGAACAAAGTCAAGATACTTGAACTTGAGGTAAAAGGACAACATGCCTTAAACTTAAACCTGTTAACTAAAAATGAATCATTGCAGGAAGAACTGAATTCCACTCAAGAGAAGTTCACAAAGTTTGAGATAAGCTCTGGAATTGCATCAAAGTTATTCAGTTCAGGAAAAGCCCATCATGATACATTCGGACTTGGATATTCTGGAGAAGGGTCCAAAAGTACATGTTTTATGAGAGAAACTAATCAAGTAGTAGAGAAAGGTAATTTAATCACTAAGGTCATCAAGAACACTACCACAAGACCTAGGACAAAAGTTGACAAGGAACCAAAACCTTTTCAGAATGTCACTCAGGTAAGGATGGATCAGGGAGCTCCAACTGATCAGAACAGGTACTCAACTTTTAGGTCTTTTATTCCTACATGTCATACTGTGGTAAATTGGGAAATATTAGACCTAGGTGTAATGAGAGACTTAGGTTGCCCTCATCTGGAGAAGAAAAGATATCAGTAGAGTCATTGCACTATGAACTCAAAGAACAAAAAGTCCTTATAAATAAACTGACTGATTTAATCACTAAGGCAAACAGGCACTCTGTAAATAAACTTGTCTGGATTAGAAAGGAAATGAATAATTGCTCTCCCAATCACATTGATTCATCTGATACCATTAATGCTAACTGTCTCTTGGCATGTGTAagtacagatatttcttcatcaCATATTGAAGCAACCTGCCTGGTAGCACTTACTGCCTTGGCAGACAAACGAAAGGATTTCTGGTATGTTGATAGTGGTTGCTCCAGACACATGACTGGGGATAAAGCTTGGTTTACCTTGTTTCAAGATGAAAGCACTACTAGCTCAGTTACTTTTGGTGATGGGAGAAAAGCTAAAATTCTTGCACGAGGAACTGTCAATGCTCCTGGAATTCCTAATCTCAAAAATTTCTTGTATGTTGAAGGTTTAACTGCTAATCTGATAAGTGTCAGTCACTTGGCTGATGATTATGAGGATGTTTGGTTCAACAAGCAAAGATGTGTGGTCCTCGATAAAAATGGTGAAAATATTATTGGAGGTAAGAGATCATTAGATAATTGTTATCACATTCAAGCTAACGAATCTCTGAATGTACAAGCTTGCTTCTCTGTAAGATCTACTGAAGAGACCTTTGAAATATGGCACAGAAGATTGGGACATGTGAACTATCAGGATCTACTCAAACTATCCACCAAGCAGTGTATCAGGGGTCTACCAGCTCTAAGTGGTAGGACTGATAAGATATGTGGAGGATGCAAGACTAGAAAGCAAACCAAGTCTCCCCATCAGGCATTAAACTCTACAACTACCACAAGAGTGCTGGAACTGCTACATATGGATCTTATGGGACCAGCTCAAACAGAGAGCCTTGGAGGTAATAAATACATACTTATGATAGTTGATGACTTCTCCAGGTATACTTggattaattttctaaaagacaAAGTTAAAACTTTTGAATCTTTTAAAGGATTAAGCCAGAGAAtgataattgaaaaacagtCCACAAATATGTGCTTAGTAAGAGTGAGGTCTGATAATGGCGCTGAATTCAAAAATGCTACTTTTGCTAACTATTTCCATGAGTTAGGTGTTTCTCATGAATTTTCAGCTCCCATTACTCCACAGCAAAATGGAATAGTTGAGCGCAAAAATAGAGTATTGCTAGACATGGCAAGGGTAATGTTGCATTCTGCTGGTCTAAGCTCAAACTTCTAGGCTGAGGCTATTAGTACTGCATGTTACACCATCAATAGAGTCTTCTTGAGACCTGGAACTAAACAAACAGCTTATGAGCTGTGGAAGGGTAAGAAACCAAACATAGGTCACTTTCGTGTGTTTGGAAGCTCTTGCTATATCTTGAGAGATCGAGAGCAACTGGGCAAATTTGATGCACGAAGTGATGATGGTATTTTCCTTGGGTACTCTATTAATAGTCGAGCATATAGAGTTTATAACAAACGAACTAGGATTGTTATGGAATCTATTAACGTGTCTATTGATGATCATTACATTAGACAGGAGGAAGTTTTTGCAGAAACATCATCTTCTCCCAGTTTAGAGTCTGGAGACACATCAGTTACTGATGAAAAGGAAGAGAATGTTGACAGCATCTTCGAGCTAGCTCCTCAAATGAGAAGGGGGTTCAAGCAAGTCTAAAAGGATCACACTAGTCAAGatgtcattaaaaaaaatttcagatggCCTCAAAACTAGAAGCCAAGCTGCTTCACAGGTAAGTTTGGATGAGGTAAGTCAAGGCAACGCCTTATTGCTTTGTTTTATCACAGAAAATCCAATCACTATGAATCACTACAACAATTCAAGGCTTTTACTGCGTaaaatttacggcgtgcaattTTTTGTGCCGTAAATGTtactcttttacggcgtgcagtAAATAACCTGTCATTTACCATTTTACGGCATGCATATATAGTATGCCATTAATAACCCTATCAACTAGTCTTTTACGGCACGCAGAAATAACATGCCATAATTGTGTCATATCTTTTACGGCGCATATTTTAAGCACGCCGTAAAAACATACAAAAAAAAGTTTATTTACGGCTCGCAAAAAAGCATGCCGTAAAAACATCTCTAAAAATGCTTAATTATCGCTCGCAAAGAAGCATGCAgtaaataatgatttttaagGCGCAAAATTTTCACTGAAAGATTTGGTTTCCCTCTCAAGTTTCTCTTTCCTCTTTTCTCAACTATCCCGAAATTTACTTACTTTTTAGTTTTCTATTCCAAGAAAGTCATGCCCCTTGCAAACTCCTCACCAGTACGCAATCCCCCAAACCTAATAGTCAAAACCAGACCTTCCTGCGAGTTCTCCCCCGCAAGTTCTTCTTCCAGTCTAATCACCCAGTTTTCTTGCAAAAATCTCAACTCTTCCCCGCCCAAGTTCTTCTCTTGGGCTATCGGATTTCGCGACAGGGGTTGTGTGTTCAATCGAGGACGAATAGAGCATCTCATATTGTGATTTCTAATCATAAATTCAGGTATGGCCATATGATATTGTGGATTCATATGAATTTTGGTAAATTTGATTGGGTTTTTATCTCAAAAGTGAACCGAGTCTGTCTAAAATTTAGGATTTATAGCTGGGTATTTGGTTATCTAAGATGGGTGTCTGCTTGATATGTAATATCTGAAACTTTTGGTTTGATTGAATGTATTGAATTGGTTTGATAGATGCGACAGAGTTTCTAAACTTGGTAGATGACTCGGTTCAAGCATATCAAAGTCTTATGCACGATTTTGATGAGTTTCTGAAGAACTATGACAAGGTAGCTATACCTTCTAGCTAAAATCCCAGACACCCAAATCTAGCTATCTATGCCTTCTGTCTTCTCAAGTTCTCAGTGCAAATT is a window from the Rosa chinensis cultivar Old Blush chromosome 2, RchiOBHm-V2, whole genome shotgun sequence genome containing:
- the LOC112183918 gene encoding uncharacterized protein LOC112183918 translates to MEQSRDRAAGGSVNSPPWFDGGCEKYNQWKIYMKSYMYAQDEHVWNIVENCWKTPTVPAKGEGLSAILPKPRKDWTEEEVRDLQADFKIKNNIFTTLSEREKLRISHCDTAKQAWDLLQTTYEGNKKVTIIEDSFDIDDYPLDELIGNLKTYELRLKLEKKSKGMAFKAAKGTEEEDESLDLALLTKEFKKFLRNKSSSRNFNAPKKNFVSSASNDNNVKSGKGNFKGSNSGKIKCYECGGYGHISTDCGNRKHGNSNNKSLLPTWSDDEHQEVENVAFVSSLSHKSESDEGFSDDETTVRCKQLYKSSKATLLKNPSLEDEVVILKAEKEKLELMWRTSQTTWEQERNKFTDELHNSPSNKSPQTWKTKRAELKNKVKILELEEELNSTQEKFTKFEISSGIASKLFSSGKAHHDTFGLGYSGEGSKSTCFMRETNQVVEKDISSSHIEATCLVALTALADKRKDFWYVDSGCSRHMTGDKAWFTLFQDESTTSSVTFGDGRKAKILARGTVNAPGIPNLKNFLYVEGLTANLISVSHLADDYEDVWFNKQRCVVLDKNGENIIGGKRSLDNCYHIQANESLNVQACFSVRSTEETFEIWHRRLGHVNYQDLLKLSTKQCIRGLPALSGRTDKICGGCKTRKQTKSPHQALNSTTTTRVLELLHMDLMGPAQTESLGGLSQRMIIEKQSTNMCLVRVRSDNGAEFKNATFANYFHELGVSHEFSAPITPQQNGIVERKNRAEAISTACYTINRVFLRPGTKQTAYELWKGKKPNIGHFRVFGSSCYILRDREQLGKFDARSDDGIFLGYSINSRAYRVYNKRTRIVMESINVSIDDHYIRQEEVFAETSSSPSLESGDTSVTDEKEENVDSIFELAPQMRRGFKQV